The Sphaeramia orbicularis chromosome 16, fSphaOr1.1, whole genome shotgun sequence genome window below encodes:
- the erfl1 gene encoding ETS translocation variant 3-like protein — MDCNCVSDLLLPPVPALWTPGFAFPDWAYKPESSPGSRQIQLWHFILELLQKEEYQGVIAWQGDYGEFVIKDPDEVARLWGIRKCKPHMNYDKLSRALRYYYNKRILHKTKGKRFTYKFNFSKVVLVNYPILDMANSPFFLAQNHFNGGSAAPDCSPEAIQSLFPRLPDSGRATSLFDRGTTAPGPEGDKLRLDTLPFLSSGAPCYTKPPSLLGPYPRNPPFDYPWGFNPYLPGAFSLNNCPKLPPGSLYPSQFYPNPLQSSLSQLPHPFSSLLPPGEAGGGERGAAGQTGGTNGTAGGQPPRLCLPPYPGSLSIGRTDMGASLAERERVEANPPGLVLGLGGVTMGAGTGTGQQSPTERRGGGVKQDPESDSDLEITDLSDCSSENENEHEFSIGKESGLATRSQIMLDGKKGGALPPISSLPPPVSPHPLKNMMPITPPPPSLPPSLSPSMALHERHRETETLKMIHS; from the exons ATGGACTGTAACTGCGTCAGTGATCTACTGCTTCCCCCGGTGCCCGCTCTCTGGACGCCAG GGTTTGCCTTCCCGGACTGGGCCTACAAGCCTGAGTCCAGCCCTGGCTCCAGACAGATCCAGCTGTGGCACTTCATCCTGGAGCTGCTGCAGAAGGAGGAGTATCAGGGGGTGATCGCTTGGCAGGGGGACTACGGAGAGTTTGTCATCAAGGACCCAGATGAGGTGGCCCGGCTGTGGGGGATAAGGAAATGCAAACCCCACATGAACTACGACAAGCTGAGCAGGGCACTGAG GTATTACTACAACAAGCGCATTTTGCACAAAACCAAAGGAAAACGTTTCACCTACAAGTTTAACTTCAGTAAGGTGGTGTTGGTGAACTACCCCATCCTGGACATGGCAAACTCTCCCTTCTTTCTGGCCCAGAATCACTTCAACGGGGGCTCAGCTGCACCAGACTGCAGCCCAGAG GCCATACAGTCTCTGTTTCCACGTTTGCCAGACTCCGGCAGAGCCACATCCCTGTTTGACCGGGGGACTACGGCACCGGGGCCCGAAGGAGACAAGCTGAGACTGGACACATTACCATTTCTCAGTTCAG GTGCCCCGTGCTACACTAAACCTCCATCTCTGCTGGGTCCCTATCCTCGCAACCCACCGTTTGACTACCCCTGGGGCTTCAACCCCTACCTCCCAGGGGCCTTCTCTCTCAATAACTGCCCCAAACTGCCCCCTGGCTCCCTCTACCCCTCCCAGTTTTACCCCAACCCCTTGCAGAGTAGCCTCTCCCAGCTGCCTCACCCATTCTCCTCACTTCTTCCCCCAGGGGAGGCAGGTGGGGGTGAGAGGGGTGCAGCAGGGCAAACCGGAGGGACAAACGGCACGGCGGGTGGTCAGCCGCCCAGGCTCTGTCTGCCGCCGTACCCGGGGAGCCTGTCCATTGGCCGCACGGACATGGGAGCATCGCTGGCCGAGAGGGAAAGGGTGGAGGCCAATCCTCCAGGTCTAGTGCTGGGGCTGGGGGGGGTCACCATGGGAGCAGGAACTGGGACAGGCCAGCAGAGCCCcacggagaggagaggaggaggggtgaAGCAGGACCCGGAGTCGGACTCAGACCTGGAGATCACAGATCTGAGCGACTGCAGCTCAGAGAATGAAAATGAGCACGAGTTCAGCATCGGCAAAGAATCCGGCCTTGCAACCCGATCACAGATCATGTTGGATGGAAAGAAGGGGGGGGCCCTGCCACCCATCTCCTCTCTCCCCCCACCAGTGTCCCCCCATCCTCTGAAGAACATGATGCCCATCACCCCCCCTCCCCCGTCCCTGCCTCCATCACTTTCCCCCTCCATGGCTCTGCATGAAAGACACAGGGAGACAGAGACTCTCAAAATGATACACAGCTAa